In one Lycium barbarum isolate Lr01 chromosome 7, ASM1917538v2, whole genome shotgun sequence genomic region, the following are encoded:
- the LOC132601314 gene encoding NAC domain-containing protein 20-like — MENQGSPQLPPGLRFNPTDEELVGYLEKWVNFEFDDGFIFIRAIEPGMEPWYIKDKAKIPGHEEQKEWYYLVCNKRKYETGTKIDRTTEAGYWKKSGSDTPVFSKNGEKIGTRTSLFFHTGRAPQGTKTNWTTYEYRLLTYPHGPPDQPQAYQGWVICKGFIKKSPPNNESRLELSNNDLPIEAIPSNPSSTTHHNDPPNPMFNQTSSFNQFTFNPTMYTSHYDQNYMSQVPAGNPTMYTSHHGQNYMSQVPAGNPTMYTSHHDQNYMSQVPEGNPTMYSSHHDQNYMCQVPERNPTMYTSHHDQNYMSQVPEGNPTMYTSHHDQNYMSQVPAGNPTMYTSHHDQNYMSQVPAGNPTMYTSHHDQNYMSQVPEGNPTMYTSHHDQNYMSQVPEGNPTMYTSHHDQNYMSQVPEGNPTMYTSHHDQNYMSQVPAGNPTMYTSHHDQNFMSQVRAGNPTMYTSHHDQNYMSQVPEGNPTMYTSHHD, encoded by the exons ATGGAGAATCAGGGGTCTCCCCAGCTTCCTCCAGGTTTAAGATTTAATCCTACTGATGAAGAACTTGTTGGATACCTCGAGAAATGGGTTAATTTCGAGTTTGATGACGGTTTCATCTTCATCCGTGCTATTGAGCCCGGTATGGAGCCCTGGTACATCAAAG ATAAAGCTAAAATACCGGGACATGAAGAACAAAAAGAGTGGTATTATTTGGTTTGTAATAAAAGGAAATATGAGACAGGAACAAAGATAGATAGAACCACAGAAGCTGGATACTGGAAGAAATCAGGATCAGATACGCCAGTGTTTTCAAAGAATGGGGAGAAAATAGGTACAAGGACAAGCCTTTTTTTCCATACAGGAAGAGCTCCTCAAGGAACCAAAACTAATTGGACTACTTATGAATATCGTCTCCTAACCTACCCACATGGACCTCCTGATCAGCCTCAG GCATATCAAGGATGGGTTATATGCAAGGGATTCATCAAGAAAAGTCCTCCAAACAATGAGTCACGGTTAGAATTGTCGAATAATGATTTGCCTATTGAAGCAATTCCCAGCAACCCAAGTTCAACAACGCATCATAATGATCCTCCCAATCCAATGTTTAACCAAACATCAAGTTTCAATCAATTCACCTTTAATCCAACTATGTATACATCTCACTATGATCAGAATTATATGAGCCAAGTGCCTGCAGGTAACCCAACTATGTATACTTCTCACCATGGTCAGAATTATATGAGCCAAGTGCCTGCAGGTAACCCAACTATGTATACTTCTCACCATGATCAGAATTATATGAGCCAAGTGCCTGAAGGTAACCCAACTATGTATTCTTCTCACCATGATCAGAATTATATGTGCCAAGTGCCTGAACGTAACCCAACTATGTATACATCTCACCATGATCAGAATTATATGAGCCAAGTGCCTGAAGGTAACCCAACTATGTATACATCTCACCATGATCAGAATTATATGAGCCAAGTGCCTGCAGGTAACCCAACTATGTATACTTCTCACCATGATCAGAATTATATGAGCCAAGTGCCTGCAGGTAACCCAACTATGTATACTTCTCACCATGATCAGAATTATATGAGCCAAGTGCCTGAAGGTAACCCAACTATGTATACATCTCACCATGATCAGAATTATATGAGCCAAGTGCCTGAAGGTAACCCAACTATGTATACATCTCACCATGATCAGAATTATATGAGCCAAGTGCCTGAAGGTAACCCAACTATGTATACATCTCACCATGATCAGAATTATATGAGCCAAGTGCCTGCAGGTAACCCAACTATGTATACTTCTCACCATGATCAGAATTTTATGAGTCAAGTGCGTGCAGGTAACCCAACTATGTATACTTCTCACCATGATCAGAATTATATGAGCCAAGTGCCTGAAGGTAACCCAACTATGTATACTTCTCACCATGATTAG